From Agromyces sp. SYSU T00194, a single genomic window includes:
- a CDS encoding DUF6325 family protein has product MGSGPIEIVVIEFTGEFTGAILPELERLVAAGTISIVDGLVARKDEDGTIDLLEIAEADDDVSALAGVIDRVEGLVSDEDVETLTAGIAPGTAAAILAFEHVWVKPLRDAITAAGGSLVDTVRIPGPVVDEILATVPDEG; this is encoded by the coding sequence ATGGGTTCAGGGCCGATCGAGATCGTCGTCATCGAGTTCACGGGGGAGTTCACCGGCGCGATACTCCCCGAGCTCGAGCGGCTGGTCGCCGCGGGCACCATCAGCATCGTCGACGGGCTCGTCGCCCGGAAGGACGAGGACGGCACCATCGACCTGCTCGAGATCGCCGAGGCCGACGACGACGTGAGCGCGCTCGCGGGCGTGATCGACCGCGTCGAGGGGCTCGTCTCCGACGAGGACGTCGAGACGCTCACCGCGGGCATCGCGCCCGGCACCGCCGCCGCGATCCTCGCCTTCGAGCACGTCTGGGTGAAGCCGCTGCGCGACGCGATCACCGCCGCGGGCGGGTCGCTCGTCGACACCGTGCGCATCCCGGGTCCCGTCGTCGACGAGATCCTCGCGACC